From Streptomyces yatensis, one genomic window encodes:
- a CDS encoding helix-turn-helix transcriptional regulator, with protein sequence MERDQLADFLRRRREAIRPAEVGITDGPRRRTSGLRREEVAMLAGMSVDYVVRLEQGRSSQPSPQLLGALARALRLSEDERDHLFHLAGHRPPPADGVAGLARAGLIRMLDLLGDNPALVLSDLGEVLAQNRAAVLLTGDHTGFTGDRRYIAYRWFTDPAERAVAPPEDREHHARQLVADLRAAAGRRSGDPTVTGLIDRLRAASADFRRLWAEHEVAVRRADRKTLLHARVGRLVMDCETLVTPDQGQLLLVLTPADAETRERLQLLQVLGIEEFPTGSTDTPIR encoded by the coding sequence ATGGAACGTGACCAGCTCGCCGACTTCCTGCGCCGCCGCCGCGAGGCGATCCGCCCGGCCGAGGTCGGCATCACCGACGGCCCCCGGCGCCGGACCAGCGGCCTGCGCCGGGAAGAGGTGGCCATGCTCGCGGGCATGTCGGTGGACTACGTCGTCCGCCTGGAACAGGGCCGCAGCAGTCAGCCCTCGCCCCAGCTGCTCGGCGCGCTGGCCCGGGCGTTGCGCCTCTCCGAGGACGAGCGCGACCACCTGTTCCACCTGGCCGGGCACCGGCCCCCGCCCGCGGACGGGGTGGCCGGCCTGGCGCGCGCCGGTCTGATCCGCATGCTCGACCTGCTCGGCGACAACCCGGCCCTGGTCCTGTCCGACCTGGGCGAGGTCCTCGCCCAGAACCGTGCGGCCGTCCTGCTGACCGGCGACCACACCGGCTTCACCGGCGACCGGCGCTACATCGCCTACCGCTGGTTCACCGACCCCGCCGAGCGCGCCGTCGCCCCGCCCGAGGATCGGGAGCACCACGCCCGCCAGCTCGTGGCCGACCTGCGCGCGGCCGCCGGCCGCCGGTCCGGCGACCCCACGGTCACCGGACTCATCGACCGGTTGCGGGCCGCGAGCGCCGACTTCCGCCGGCTCTGGGCCGAGCACGAGGTGGCGGTCCGGCGCGCCGACCGCAAGACCCTGCTGCACGCGCGGGTGGGCCGCCTGGTGATGGACTGCGAGACCCTGGTCACCCCCGACCAGGGCCAGCTCCTGCTGGTGCTCACCCCGGCGGACGCCGAGACCCGCGAACGGCTGCAGCTGCTTCAGGTACTCGGCATCGAGGAATTCCCCACGGGGTCGACGGACACGCCCATCCGGTGA
- a CDS encoding aldo/keto reductase — MQTRTLGSTGPAVSAMGLGGMSMSGAYGAADRTESIATVHAALEAGVTLIDTADFYAMGHNELLLAEALRGRDRDSYTLSVKFGMLRGPGPGAAGHDGRPEAVKNFLAYSLTRLGTDHIDIYRPARLDPAVPIEETVGAIKEMIDAGYVRHLGLSEVDAATIRRAHAVHPVADLQIEYSLISRAVEADVLPTLRELGIGLTAYGVLGRGLISGHWTPDRTADPGDSRAFSPRFASENVAHNLALVDALRRVAEAKGCTVAQLAIAWVFAQGEDIVPLIGARTRERLAEALPATELDLTADDLAEIEKAMPRGAARGDRYPSAFMSGLGVGN, encoded by the coding sequence ATGCAGACGCGAACCCTGGGCAGCACCGGCCCGGCCGTATCCGCCATGGGGCTGGGCGGCATGAGCATGTCGGGTGCGTACGGCGCCGCCGACCGTACGGAGAGCATCGCCACCGTGCACGCCGCGCTGGAGGCCGGCGTCACGCTGATCGACACCGCCGACTTCTACGCCATGGGCCACAACGAACTGCTGCTCGCCGAGGCGCTGCGCGGCCGCGATCGCGACAGCTACACGCTGAGCGTCAAGTTCGGCATGCTGCGGGGGCCCGGCCCCGGCGCCGCTGGGCATGACGGCCGTCCCGAGGCGGTGAAGAACTTCCTGGCCTACTCGCTGACCCGGCTGGGCACCGACCACATCGACATCTACCGCCCCGCCCGGCTGGACCCCGCGGTGCCGATCGAGGAGACGGTGGGCGCGATCAAGGAGATGATCGACGCCGGGTACGTACGGCACCTCGGCCTCTCGGAGGTCGACGCGGCGACGATCCGCCGGGCGCATGCCGTGCACCCGGTCGCCGACCTGCAGATCGAGTACTCGCTGATCTCCCGCGCGGTGGAGGCGGACGTCCTGCCCACGCTCCGCGAGCTCGGCATCGGACTGACCGCGTACGGAGTCCTGGGCCGCGGCCTCATCTCCGGGCACTGGACCCCCGACCGCACCGCCGACCCCGGCGACTCCCGCGCGTTCAGCCCGCGGTTCGCGAGCGAGAACGTGGCACACAACCTCGCCCTCGTGGACGCGCTGCGCCGGGTGGCCGAGGCGAAGGGGTGCACCGTCGCCCAGCTGGCCATCGCCTGGGTCTTCGCACAGGGCGAGGACATCGTGCCGCTGATCGGCGCCCGCACCCGCGAGCGGCTGGCCGAGGCACTGCCCGCGACGGAGCTGGACCTCACCGCCGACGACCTCGCCGAGATCGAGAAGGCGATGCCCCGGGGCGCGGCACGCGGCGACCGCTACCCGTCCGCGTTCATGTCCGGCCTCGGCGTGGGGAACTGA
- a CDS encoding N5-glutamine methyltransferase family protein, with translation MSTQQVIEWTEDGRTRTAHWRSENGTPPPRRIEVADDRMPAGTAHRRACEGTALLWRGDYQGARQLLTALARRIDRGPRRAKERRAPAASPAEVFHRHRQAQSRRARLLGMLLVPLDADFGIPLRRAPDVRQACAEAYGPASGRASVTSLPELLGLIGAHQWRRKGVEVPALGGDRIHPHYGVFSPVRGEYVDLVAEAPLPTRELAFDIGTGTGVLAAVLARRGIRRVVATDQDARALGCARENAARLDLSERIEVVEADLYPPGRAPLVVCNPPWVPARPSSPLEYAVYDPSSRMLRGFLNGLAGHLTPGGEGWLILSDLAEHLGLRPRAELLAAFATAGLTVAARLDIRPAHPRALDPTDPLHTARAAEVTSLWRLTAG, from the coding sequence CTGAGTACCCAGCAGGTCATCGAGTGGACCGAGGACGGCCGGACCCGGACCGCCCACTGGCGCTCCGAGAACGGCACGCCGCCGCCCCGGCGGATCGAGGTGGCGGACGACCGGATGCCCGCCGGCACCGCCCACCGCCGCGCCTGCGAGGGCACCGCGCTGCTGTGGCGCGGCGACTACCAGGGCGCCCGTCAGCTGCTCACCGCGCTGGCCCGCCGGATCGACCGCGGACCACGCCGGGCCAAGGAGCGGCGGGCCCCGGCGGCGTCACCGGCCGAGGTGTTCCACCGGCACCGCCAGGCCCAGTCCCGGCGGGCCCGGCTGCTGGGGATGCTGCTGGTGCCGCTGGACGCGGACTTCGGCATCCCGCTGCGCCGGGCGCCGGACGTGCGGCAGGCGTGCGCCGAGGCGTACGGCCCGGCGAGCGGGCGGGCGTCGGTGACCTCGCTGCCGGAGTTACTCGGGCTGATCGGCGCGCACCAGTGGCGCCGTAAGGGCGTCGAGGTGCCGGCGCTGGGCGGCGACCGCATCCATCCGCACTACGGGGTCTTCTCGCCGGTGCGCGGCGAGTACGTCGACCTGGTGGCCGAGGCCCCGCTGCCCACGCGGGAGCTGGCCTTCGACATCGGCACCGGAACCGGCGTCCTGGCCGCCGTCCTCGCCCGGCGCGGCATCCGGCGAGTGGTGGCCACCGACCAGGACGCGCGGGCGCTGGGGTGCGCCCGCGAGAACGCGGCCCGTCTGGACCTGTCCGAGCGGATCGAGGTGGTCGAGGCCGACCTCTACCCGCCGGGCCGCGCCCCGCTGGTGGTCTGCAACCCGCCGTGGGTCCCGGCCCGACCCTCCTCACCGCTCGAATACGCGGTCTACGACCCGTCCAGCCGTATGCTGCGCGGCTTCCTGAACGGCCTGGCCGGGCATCTGACCCCCGGCGGCGAGGGCTGGCTGATCCTCTCCGACCTCGCCGAACACCTCGGCCTGCGGCCACGCGCCGAACTCCTGGCCGCCTTCGCCACGGCGGGCCTGACGGTCGCGGCCCGCCTGGACATCCGCCCCGCCCACCCCCGCGCCCTGGACCCCACCGACCCCCTCCACACGGCCCGCGCGGCGGAGGTCACCTCGCTATGGCGGCTGACGGCGGGCTGA
- a CDS encoding CU044_5270 family protein, which produces MNTNPRRADQPVDPQELAELLPAPGRPVLRQDRHRVLKEHLMKQISDETISNETVYELSGTPDTASAPPAPRRPRRRLVLIAAPLALATAVVVGAVAVDGLRDGEGGATGVGGDPRAEHRQAVQLLDRIAVAAADRPAVKARDDQFIYTRSQGPSSTWGGPSKLVRDSKGKVTGTKTYEGNVRSEEWQPVSGKRDGLRHLTGLSPSGEPVHNETEDIAMSPGVRTVRQLEALPTDPDALLKKLKSDSGVVKSRLTETVFENVSAILDQATLLPEFNAALYRAVAKLPDVRVVENVKDGAGRSGIGLTYTPREKRDQTTTECWVFDAKNLTYLGTNTSALLDVTVADEKGKVTRIDIDAS; this is translated from the coding sequence ATGAACACCAACCCGCGACGAGCCGATCAGCCGGTCGACCCCCAGGAGCTGGCCGAGTTGCTGCCCGCCCCGGGCCGTCCGGTGCTCCGGCAGGACCGCCACCGCGTCCTGAAGGAGCATCTGATGAAGCAGATCAGCGACGAGACCATCAGCAACGAGACCGTCTACGAACTGTCGGGTACGCCGGACACGGCATCCGCGCCGCCCGCACCCCGGCGCCCCCGACGCCGCCTCGTCCTCATCGCGGCACCGCTGGCGCTGGCCACCGCCGTGGTCGTGGGCGCGGTGGCGGTCGACGGTCTGCGGGACGGCGAGGGCGGCGCCACCGGCGTCGGCGGTGACCCCAGGGCCGAGCACCGGCAGGCCGTACAGCTGCTGGACCGGATCGCCGTGGCGGCGGCCGACCGCCCGGCGGTCAAGGCCCGTGACGACCAGTTCATCTACACCAGGTCCCAGGGACCCTCGTCCACGTGGGGCGGTCCCTCGAAGCTCGTACGGGACTCCAAGGGGAAGGTCACGGGCACCAAGACGTACGAGGGGAACGTCCGCAGTGAGGAGTGGCAGCCCGTGTCCGGCAAGCGGGACGGTCTCCGGCACCTCACCGGGTTGTCCCCCAGCGGCGAACCCGTCCACAACGAGACCGAGGACATCGCCATGTCTCCGGGAGTTCGGACCGTCCGGCAGCTCGAGGCCCTCCCCACCGACCCCGACGCGCTGCTGAAGAAGCTCAAGAGCGACAGCGGGGTGGTGAAATCCCGGCTGACCGAGACGGTCTTCGAGAACGTCTCAGCCATCCTCGATCAGGCCACCCTGCTGCCCGAGTTCAATGCCGCGCTCTACCGTGCCGTGGCCAAACTGCCGGACGTCCGCGTCGTGGAGAACGTCAAGGACGGCGCGGGCCGGTCCGGTATCGGCCTCACGTACACCCCTCGCGAGAAGCGTGACCAGACCACGACCGAGTGCTGGGTCTTCGACGCGAAGAACCTGACCTACCTCGGAACGAACACGAGCGCGCTCCTGGACGTCACCGTCGCCGATGAAAAGGGCAAGGTGACGCGGATCGACATCGACGCGTCCTGA
- a CDS encoding RNA polymerase sigma factor: protein METSLRTRVRAGDPDAFGQLFDECASVVYRHAIRLTGDGGMADDIVSLTFLEAWRLRERLLPGDDSLRPWLLGIATNVTRNTTRAARRHRTALAKLPPPDPVPDFADEVTQRLADTEELAAAQKALRTMRRGEREVFTLCVWEGLDAATVAEALGVATGTVRARLSRARKRLRKLTELELARGTGGGNVTGSTDSDATGSDGGTRDADSDGGTRGVRSGLPTRDADGGAGQGAVQRAAMVGQIPVSRHQAARSTQEKKR, encoded by the coding sequence GTGGAGACATCACTGCGCACTCGCGTGCGAGCCGGGGATCCGGATGCCTTCGGGCAGCTCTTCGACGAGTGCGCCTCGGTGGTCTACCGGCATGCCATCCGGCTGACCGGCGACGGGGGCATGGCCGACGACATCGTGTCGCTCACCTTCCTGGAGGCGTGGCGGCTGCGGGAGCGGCTGCTTCCGGGGGACGACAGCCTCCGCCCGTGGCTGCTGGGCATCGCGACGAACGTCACGCGCAACACCACGCGGGCGGCGCGAAGACACCGGACCGCGCTCGCCAAACTCCCGCCCCCGGACCCCGTTCCGGACTTCGCCGACGAGGTGACCCAGCGCCTGGCCGACACCGAGGAACTGGCCGCCGCGCAGAAGGCGTTGCGCACGATGCGCCGCGGGGAGCGCGAGGTGTTCACGCTCTGCGTGTGGGAGGGGCTGGACGCCGCGACGGTGGCCGAGGCCCTGGGCGTGGCCACCGGCACCGTACGGGCCCGGCTCTCGCGCGCGAGAAAGCGCCTGCGCAAGCTCACCGAGCTCGAACTCGCCCGCGGCACGGGCGGCGGCAACGTCACGGGCAGCACGGACAGCGACGCCACGGGCAGCGACGGCGGCACGCGGGACGCGGACAGCGACGGCGGCACGCGAGGCGTGCGCAGCGGACTCCCCACGCGGGACGCGGACGGCGGCGCCGGGCAGGGCGCGGTGCAACGCGCGGCGATGGTCGGACAGATACCGGTCAGCCGCCATCAGGCGGCCCGGTCCACGCAGGAGAAGAAGCGATGA